A region of the Prevotella intermedia ATCC 25611 = DSM 20706 genome:
CCTCTCAGCGTATCCGGCTCTCCACTAATTTCAGTCTATCTTTCCGTCATGTATCTTCTTGTGACAACTCCTGCACACGGCAATCGTCTTGCGTTTGCGGGCAATCATGTGTCGTTCCCAGCTTTCCTTACCCTGCAAGTTTTTTAGTTTTCTTACATGGTGCATAACAAGGTCGTCTGTCGCTCCACATAATTCACACTCACGGGCTTTCAGTCTTTCAACAAGGCTTGTCCGCCCCGCAGTATAAATTGTTCGTGGCATAATGTCACATTCCGATTTATAGGTGGGCTTCTTTCGTTTGAAGCCACCGTCGTAAAAGTATCTTTCCTTTACACCTGTTTTAGTCATGTGTTTTATGATAAACCTACCATTCTTACGATATTTTTTGTTTACCTCACGTGTGCGGCACTTGTATTTGCCTGCAAACGTTTTGTACATGCTGTATTCCATGATGTACTTGAAATTATTCAAGGCATGGGCGCAGTTGTTGGCTATGGAGTAATAATTATAGAACCCCACGATTTCCCGATTATAACTATCAAGGATTTCAAGGTCGTCATTGAATATCAGTCCCGATTTACATTTCGGTTTCCATATTTCCTTTCCGTTACGGTTTGTCAGTTCCAAGACTCCCCAATCGAAAAGTTTCTTACGGACAGTTTCCGTACTAATATTCAAGCAGACCCTCTTACCATAGGTTCTTCTTAATGCTCCTCTTTTATCCCGTCTTTGGTCGTTGGATTTTCTTACAGTAATTTCATATCCGAGAAACTTGGCAGCTCTTTCCGTGTGGGTGACAAGTGTCTTTTCATCAGACAGTTCCAATGCCAGTCTGGCAGCAAGGAAGTTTTTAATATCTTCCTTTATCAGTTGCGCATCCTGCTTGCTTCCGATAATTCCCACGAGAAAATCATCTGCATATCTTGCATATTTCATTCTCCTGTAATCAGCATCCATTTCTTCACCGTTGGGATATTTAGCCCGTCCTTGTTCTATTGCTTTCAGTTCAAGGATTAGCTTTGCCCTTTGCCTTTCGTCTTTTACGGATTTCAATCTTCGCACAATACGTTTTCTTGCATTGCCAAAGTCCATACTTTCTCTACTGAATTTTCGTTTCTTCCCTTTGTCGAATTTGGCTATGTATTCCTTTATATACTTATCCAGTTTGTCAAGGTATATATTAGCCAATATCGGGCTGATGATACCTCCTTGCGGTGTGCCACTGTAAGTATTGCGGAATTGCCATTCTTCAATATATCCAGCTTTCAAAAACTTGCGTATCAATCGGATGAATCGTTCATCCGCAATGCGCTCCATGAGAATATTTATCAACACATCATGGTTTATATTATCGAAGAAGCCTTTTATGTCTCCCTCTACAAACCACTTTGCACCGCTAAACTCCTTTTGGATATGAGTTAATGCAGTATGGCAGCTTCGATTGGGACGGAAACCATGCGAGGTGTATTCAAAATTTCCCTCATATATGGCTTCCAATACCATTCTTACCACTTCTTGTATCAGCTTGTCATTGAAAGTCGGTACGCCAAGAGGTCTTTTCTTACCGTTTTTCTTCGGTATGTACACCCTCTTTGACGGTTGGGGCTGGTACGTCTCATCTTTTAACGTATCAATCAACTTTTCAATTCGTTTCAGGCTCATGTTGTCAATAGTCTGACCGTCCGAACCTTTAGTCATGTTACCCTCTTTGGCATATATGCGCTGATAGGCAACATAAAACATTTCCTCATTGAACAAAATTCTGTAAAGACGTTCGAACTTATAGCTTGCATCCTTACTGTGTTCTGATAGACTGTTTAATACTCTTTCTGGACTTCTCATAATGTCTCTCACATTTTCCGTTAATTGTATTAATAATTAGCTGCTTCCCTTCGCCATGTACAAGGCGTTACCTTGCTCGGACTACCATGGAAGCTCCGTTACCACTCCGAATTTTCATAGGTCAAACCTAATAGCTTTTCGGCACTTCGGGATAGGTAATCCCCGTTTATTGCATCGTAACTGTTGGCATGATAGATTGTCGGATACGACTTCCGTCCTTTACTCGCTTACTGCGGTTGTGTCGTGATAAGTTCTTGCTACGTTCATACCTTTACACTGAAGTAGTATCACGATATGGCGATTGATAGTTACCTTACGCCATAGCCTCAAGGGGGACCACTCGGACTATCGTTCAATCAATTCGGACTTTATCCTCATATCTATCTTTTCATCTCGCCATTCAGTCGCAGTTTGGTAACTAACTGACTTATGACTTTTCCGACATGCTACACTCCCTGCTCGGTTAAGCTTTCCCGAAACAGATAAGTCGGCTGATGATAGGTTATTTTCAAAGAACACTTTCCTAATCTCTTGCCAAAGAGATGTTTACGATGCAACCTTTACGGGCGCACACAAATACTTGATGTAGTCCGCCATGTTTGCCGAAGCTATGGCTTTCCACGCTTCCTCGATGAGTATCATTTTCCTGATGCCTTTGAGTCTTCGCATCTTGTTGATGAAGGCTTCCATGATGATAATCGTCACCACGGGGAAGAGGTCTTTGTTGTCCTTCACTTGATCAATCTCGAAGACGATGAAGCGTTTACTGAGCAAGTCGATGTTCTTGTCCGAGTTCAATAGGAAATCGTAACGTCCCCCTCGATAGTATTGCTTGAGGGTTGTCAGGAGATTGTTGATATTGAAGTCCGAGAGTGTTACCTTGATGTCCCGTTTCTCCATATCCTTGCGATAGACGTCTCGCAGGTATTCATAGAAAGTATTAAAACAGGGCGTAACACTATGGTCTGCACATATCAGCTCGATGTACGAGTTCACGGCAGAGCCAAGTTCGCCCGCCTCGGTCTTGGTGATATGCTCATCGGCACTTTTCCAGAGCGTAAGCAACAGCGTGCATATACTCTCCCTCTTTTCCACATCGAAGAAATAGTCGTCGGTGTAGAAGGGATTAAAGGAAATCGGGCTTTCATTTGTGTAGGTGAAATAAACCCCATCTTCGCCTTTGGTCTTGCGGTGGATGAGTTCGCACAATCCCTGATACGAGTTTCCTGTATCGACCAAGAGGACGTGCGCCCCTTGCTCGTAATACTGACGTACCATGTGGTTGGTGAAAAAAGACTTACCACTGCCCGAAGGTCCCAAGATAAACTTGTTACGGTTGGTGATGACTCCCTTTTTCATCGGCAAATCCGATATATCCAGATGAACAGGTTTTCCCGACAGGCGGTCTGCCATCTTGATGCCGAAGGGCGAGAGCGAATCCTTATAGTTCGTCTCTGCCGTAAAGAAGCAGAGGGCAGGCTCGATGAAAGTGTAGAATGACTCTTCTGCGGGAAAGTCTGCCGCATTACCGGGAATGCCTGCCCAGTAGAGCGTTGCCGCATCAATGGTGTTGTGGCGAGGATGGCATTCCATAAGAGCAAGTGCAGAGCCCACGTCATTCTTGATCTGGCGAAGTTCTTCCTTATCGCTGCTCCATGCCAATACGTTGAAGTGGGCACGGATAGAGGGCAATATTGAGATACTCCTGTATCCACTCCTCGTTGATTTGATTGCTACGGCTGTAGCGTGCCAGTGAGTGCATATTCCTTGCCTGCTTCTCGAAGCGTTCCAAGTTGGCATCGCTATCCTCGATAAAGAAGTACTGGTTATAGATATGGTTGCAGGGTAGCATCAACCCTACTGGCGAGGCAAAGGACAACCTACAATCCGAGCGGTCGGTGGATAGTCGCTCATATCGGCTGTCCGTGCTGACCGTTGTCGGTAGGTCATCCGTATCGGAAAGCGTATGCAGGCACAGCTGATTGTCGCCTACACGTACAAGGTCTGCGCCCAGACGGATGTCCTCCAATGAAGCATGTCCCTCTTCAGAAAGGGAGAAGTAACGGTCAAGCAGACCGCCCTTTTCATTTGTGCCAACTAACTCGTCTTCAGTCATGCGGACAATCCTTATCTGCTCGGTATCGTTGATGATACGCTCGAACTGGTCTACGGCTTCCATAAACTTCATCACCTCCTCCTTGTTGGTGATTTCCTTGGGCAGCAGGTGTCCACGACAAAGCGAAGAGAAGTTGCTCTGCTGTGCCATGCGCTGCTTGTTGGTCTTGGTAAGGAAGAGATAGACTGAATGGTGTAGATACGGACGCTCGTTGAAATGCCGTTCAGAGGAACGGGCAAGGAAGCTTAGTCCGCCATCGGAGAGCTTTCCTTGGTAGTCCTCCTTAATGAACCAGTCCTGCTTGTGTACGATGCTGTAATCGGGCAGTACCTTGATTGCCTTGTGCCAAGCCGAGTGCATTGCCTCGTATTCTGTAGAGGTGACGGTAAAGAGTTCGGGCAGTTCCACACGGAATGCGACCGTAATATCTGCATCCTTGCTCACCATACACTCCTGCTCTACGGAGAGCAGCGGGAACTTCGATTCCAAAGTCGTTGTCTTGCTTTTATTTCTCATTTCTTCGCTTTCTTTGGTTGAAGGTTACGGATAAGGTGGCAGACCGTTCGGCGGTTCACAAGGTAGCGTGGGTGCATACGCACTGCTCCCTTTTTCATCAGCCCGTATTGCCCGTACTTTCTGTTCATGGTGAACGTTTGCCACACCACTATGGTGGCACCCACTACACCTATGACAAGACAGGCTATCTGACTGATGCCGCAGAGATAGAGAATGACCACGAGAATGAAGACAGCCAGCAACCCTCCTGCAAAGAGGAAGAGATACTGCGCCTTCAAGCCTTTGAACTCCACCGTCCGGCCTACACCCTTGTTGATTTCAAATGCTGCCATCGCCTTACAGGAAGAAGCTTCTCAGGATAGTGGCAG
Encoded here:
- a CDS encoding reverse transcriptase/maturase family protein, which translates into the protein MRSPERVLNSLSEHSKDASYKFERLYRILFNEEMFYVAYQRIYAKEGNMTKGSDGQTIDNMSLKRIEKLIDTLKDETYQPQPSKRVYIPKKNGKKRPLGVPTFNDKLIQEVVRMVLEAIYEGNFEYTSHGFRPNRSCHTALTHIQKEFSGAKWFVEGDIKGFFDNINHDVLINILMERIADERFIRLIRKFLKAGYIEEWQFRNTYSGTPQGGIISPILANIYLDKLDKYIKEYIAKFDKGKKRKFSRESMDFGNARKRIVRRLKSVKDERQRAKLILELKAIEQGRAKYPNGEEMDADYRRMKYARYADDFLVGIIGSKQDAQLIKEDIKNFLAARLALELSDEKTLVTHTERAAKFLGYEITVRKSNDQRRDKRGALRRTYGKRVCLNISTETVRKKLFDWGVLELTNRNGKEIWKPKCKSGLIFNDDLEILDSYNREIVGFYNYYSIANNCAHALNNFKYIMEYSMYKTFAGKYKCRTREVNKKYRKNGRFIIKHMTKTGVKERYFYDGGFKRKKPTYKSECDIMPRTIYTAGRTSLVERLKARECELCGATDDLVMHHVRKLKNLQGKESWERHMIARKRKTIAVCRSCHKKIHDGKID
- a CDS encoding DUF4133 domain-containing protein, which gives rise to MAAFEINKGVGRTVEFKGLKAQYLFLFAGGLLAVFILVVILYLCGISQIACLVIGVVGATIVVWQTFTMNRKYGQYGLMKKGAVRMHPRYLVNRRTVCHLIRNLQPKKAKK